In a genomic window of Physeter macrocephalus isolate SW-GA chromosome 14, ASM283717v5, whole genome shotgun sequence:
- the IGSF6 gene encoding immunoglobulin superfamily member 6, with product METVNRGKIILGLELNLILLHVGAVSNCTVSVVQLPSLEVDYTQKAVTMQCSFSTEGCPAEQPTSLWFRYGALQPENLCLDGCRSETDKFTLVNLAQNQVSLTVNRLTFNDSAIYICGIAFPSSKEPRAKRTGGGTVLVVRETKVLSKELQSLLTALSSLLSIYVTGVLVFFIVLTKSKSNTLRKKETEDSQKKKSARRIFQEIAQELYNKRHMETSQQPQEKDNTYENGRALSNYERPQKSSDFQLSH from the exons atggAGACTGTGAACAGAGGTAAAATCATTCTCGGTCTGGAACTCAATCTGATTCTACTTCATGTCG GTGCCGTGAGCAACTGTACCGTCTCGGTGGTTCAACTACCTTCCCTTGAAGTGGACTACACTCAAAAGGCTGTGACCATGCAGTGCTCCTTCTCCACAGAGGGGTGCCCTGCAGAGCAACCAACAAGCCTGTGGTTTCGCTATGGCGCTCTCCAGCCCGAGAACCTGTGTTTGGATGGATGCAGAAGTGAGACAGACAAATTCACACTTGTGAATCTGGCACAAAACCAAGTTTCCCTCACTGTAAACAGGCTGACTTTCAATGACAGTGCAATCTACATCTGTGGAATAGCCTTTCCCAGTTCAAAGGAACCGAGAGCTAAGCGGACGGGAGGAGGGACTGTGCTGGTGGTAAGAG AGACGAAGGTTCTCAGCAAGGAACTGCAGAGTCTCTTGACGGCCCTCTCATCACTGCTCTCGATCTACGTTACTGGTGTACTCGTGTTCTTCATCGTCCTCACCAAA TCAAAATCTAACactctaagaaagaaagaaacagaagattcaCAAAAG aaaaagagtgCTCGGCGTATTTTTCAGGAAATTGCTCAAGAACTATATAATAAGAGACACATGGAAACAAGCCAACAacct CAGGAGAAAGACAACACTTATGAAAATGGAAGAGCACTTTCTAACTATGAAAGACCACAGAAATCTTCTGATTTTCAATTAAGTCACTGA